One Desulfovibrio inopinatus DSM 10711 genomic window, AATTGCACCAGTGCGGTTTGCCAAAGAAAATGGCGTTGGAATTGTTCAAACCCTTCATTTACGCCAAACTGGAAGAGAAGGGCTTGGCTACGACCATCAAAACCGCCAAGAAAATGGTTGAACGCGAAGAACTTGTCGTGTGGGATATCCTCGAAGAAGTTGTTCGCGAATATCCGATCATGCTCAACCGTGCACCGACGTTGCACCGTCTTGGCATTCAGGCATTTGAACCGACACTGGTTGAAGGTAAAGCTATTCAGCTTCACCCACTGGTGTGCGCTGCCTACAACGCCGACTTCGACGGTGACCAAATGGCTGTTCACGTTCCGCTTTCCGTGGAAGCGCAAATTGAATGCCGGGTTCTTATGATGTCGTCGAACAACATTTTGTCTCCGGCGAGCGGCAACCCGATCATTATTCCGAGCCAGGATATCGTTCTCGGCTTGTATTACCTGAGCGTTGAACGGTCCTTTAGCCGCGGTGAAGGAAAGATTTTCTCGGATAAGAACGAAGTCATCAGCGCTTTGGATGCAAACTGCGTTGACCTCCATGCCCGGGTCAAGGTCCGTATAGACGGGGAACGTATCGACACGACTCCTGGTCGTATCGTGCTCAGTGAAATTCTTCCTGATGACGTTCCGTTTAGCTTGGTCAACACCGTCCTCACGAAAAAAACCATCGCCTTCCTCGTCAGCGAGACCTACCGTCGTGCCGGCACCAAGGCGACCGTTATTTTGTGCGACCGCCTCAAAGATCTTGGGTATGAGTATGCCACGCGAGCCGGTGTCTCCATCGGGGTGAAAGACTTGGAAATTCCTCGTCAAAAAGCGTCGATTCTGGAAGCGTCACAAAACGAAGTTTCCGAAATCGAAAAACAGTATGCCGATGGTATCATCACTCGTACGGAAAAATACAACAAGGTTGTCGACGTGTGGACACAAGCCACAAACAACGTTGCCAGCCAGATGATGAAAGAAATCTCCATCGATGTGCTGACCGATGAGAAAACCGGCAAGCAGGAAAAGAACACGAGTTTCAACCCGATTTACATGATGACGACATCGGGTTCTCGAGGGAACCCCGACCAAATGCGTCAGCTCGCCGGTATGCGCGGTCTTATGGCAAAGCCGTCCGGTGAAATCATTGAAACGCCGATTACGTCGAACTTCCGCGAAGGTCTGTCTGTGGCGCAGTACTTCATTTCGACACACGGTGCTCGAAAAGGTTTGGCCGATACGGCGCTCAAGACCGCAAACTCCGGTTACCTGACACGTCGTCTTGTCGACGTTGTCCAGGATGTCATCGTCACGGAACATGATTGTGGAACCGTTGATGGTCTTGAGATCGAACATTACAAGAAAGCCGGTGATATCAAGCAACGCGTGCATGAACGCGTTTTGGGCCGGGTCACGATGTTTAGTGTGGATGATCCGGAAACTGGCGAAGTCATCATCCCTGAAAATACGATTATCGACGAATACTACGCCAAAAAGCTCGAAGAATCGGGTATTGGTGCCGTCACCATACGTTCGACGCTGACATGTAAAAGCCCGTATGGGGTTTGTGCCATGTGTTATGGCCGCGACCTTGCACGTGGTCACCTTGTTAACGTCGGGGAAACTGTCGGCATCATTGCTGCACAGTCCATCGGTGAACCTGGAACCCAGCTGACCATGCGTACGTTCCACATCGGTGGTACGGCGGCTCGTGAAATCGAACGTTCGTCCATTACTGCCCAGAACCCTGGACGCGTCACGTTGTCGCGTGTGAAGACTATTAAGAACACGCAGGACGTCTCCATTATCTTGGGTAAAAGTGGCCAAGTCGGCGTGGTTGATGATCAAGGGAGAGAGCGGGAAAAATATAGCCTGCCTTCTGGTGCCCGTCTTTCTGTTGAAGCCGGTCAAGAAGTCAAAAAAGGCCAACTTATCGCTGAATGGGACCCCTTTAACGAACCGTTCGTCACAGACATCAGCGGAACCATTAAGTTTACGGACATCGTAGAAGGGAAGACGTATCAAGAACGGACTGACGAAGTCACCAAAAAGGCTACGCAGACCATTATTGAATACAGGACAACATCGTTTCGTCCTAGCGTCTCCATTTGCGACGAGGAAGGCAATCCCAAAACACGATCGGATACCAATTCTCGTGCCATCTTCCAATTGCCTGTCGGAGCCATTCTCATGGTGCGCGACGGCGAAACCGTTCTGGAAGGGGATGTTATCGCCCGTAAGCCTCGCGAAACGTCCAAAACGAAAGACATCGTTGGTGGTCTGCCACGCGTTGCCGAACTTTTTGAAGTTCGGAAGCCCAAAGAACTGGCCGTTGTGTCTGAAATCGACGGTATTGTCTCTTTCGGTGCGGAAACAAAAGGCAAACGGAAAGTCGTTGTGACACCGGAAACGGGCGAGCCGAAGGAATACCTTATTCCCCGCGGCAAGCACGTCACGGTTCAGGAAGGCGACTTCGTTGAAGCTGGCGAACTCATCACTGAAGGCCATCCTGAATTGCACGATATTCTCAAGATTAAGGGCGAAAAACACCTCGCCAAATATCTTGTTGAAGAAATTCAGGATGTGTACCGCTTCCAGGGCGTGAGCATCAACGATAAGCACATTGAAATCATTGTGCGTCAGATGCTCAAGAAAGTGCAGATTCTCGACTCTGGTGACACCAACTTCCTTATTGGTGAGCAGGTCGACAAAATGCGTTTCATGGAAGTCAACGAGAAGTGCATGCGTGAAGGCTTAAAGCCTGCTGTGGCGGAACCACTTGTTCTTGGTATCACACAGGCCTCGTTGTCCACGGATTCCTTTATCTCTGCGGCATCTTTCCAGGAAACCACGAAGGTCTTGACCGAAGCGTCGCTTATGGGCAAGGAAGACAGCCTGCGCGGTTTGAAGGAAAATGTCATTGTGGGCCGACTTATTCCGGCTGGCACTGGCTTCCGCAAATACATGGAATGCGACATCGAAGTTCCGGAACAACCTGAACGTCCCGATAAATTCCTTGAAGATCTTGAGGAGAATCCGCTCTTAATTGACGGATAATTAGCACGGCACCCGGCGCCAACGGTGCCGGATAACTGTAAAAAGAATTCGCGCCAAGTCCGGGAGTTCGCTCCCGGACATTCTTGTGTGGGCAGCTTGTTGGACATCATTAGTGATGCCCGTTAAGCTTTTTTGGGCAAAGATGCTTGACAAGGGTGACGTTGTCATCTATATCCACCCGTCTTTGCCGTATTCGAAAATATTGGAGGCAGCATGCCAACGATCAACCAGTTGATTCGTAAGGAACGCCAGAAAATTGGGAAGCGCAAGAAAACCCCGGCTCTGCAGGAATGCCCGCAGCGTCGTGGGGTGTGCACACGTGTTTACACCACCACGCCGAAAAAGCCGAACTCAGCCTTGCGTAAGGTTGCCCGTGTTCGCTTGACGAACGGCATCGAGGTGACGTCCTACATTCCTGGTGAAGGACATAACCTGCAGGAGCACTCGGTCGTCATGATCCGCGGTGGCCGCGTCAAAGACTTGCCCGGTGTGCGTTACCATATCATCCGTGGCACGCTCGACACAGCCGGTGTGGCCGATCGTCGTCAGGGTCGTTCCAAGTACGGCGCTAAGCGTCCGAAATAAGGAAAGGAGTAACGCGTTATGCCTCGCAAAGGCCCAATCCCTAAGCGTAGTGTGCTGCCCGACCCACAGTTCGGCAGCATTTTGGTGAAGAAATTCATCAATCGTATGATGTTTGACGGCAAGAAGAGTGTTGCAGAGGGCGTATTTTACGATTCTCTCGATATTCTGGCCGAGAAGACCAACGAGGATCCGCTCAAGGCTTTCGAGAAAGCGGTTGGCAATGTTAAGCCGCACACCGAAGTCAAATCCCGCCGTGTTGGTGGTGCAACGTACCAAGTTCCCATGGAAGTCCGTGCTGAACGTCAGGTTACGTTGGCCATTCGCTGGCTGGTCGGATTCGCCCGGAAACGTGGTGAAAAAGGTATGGTTGCTCGCCTGTCCTCTGAGCTTCTCGATGCGTATAACAATCGCGGCGGCGCCGTGAAAAAAAAGGAAGACACCCATCGTATGGCCGAAGCCAACAAGGCTT contains:
- the rpoC gene encoding DNA-directed RNA polymerase subunit beta', encoding MTLDDLFSMRGAAANQVSSRSLKSIKISIASPEKIREWSFGEVKKPETINYRTFKPERDGLFCAKIFGPVKDYECNCGKYKRMKHRGIVCEKCGVEVIASKVRRERMGHIELAAPVAHIWFLKTLPSKIGTLLDMTMVDLEKVLYFDSYLVIDPMETNLSKMQVISEDQYLQVIDHYGEDALTVGMGAEAVRGLLEEIDLLELRTTLREESLTTRSQTKKKKIIKRLKVVEAFLESGNRAEWMIMEVIPVIPPELRPLVPLDGGRFATSDLNDLYRRVINRNNRLKRLLELGAPDIIIRNEKRMLQESVDALFDNGRRGRAITGTNGRPLKSLSDMIKGKQGRFRQNLLGKRVDYSGRSVIVVGPKLKLHQCGLPKKMALELFKPFIYAKLEEKGLATTIKTAKKMVEREELVVWDILEEVVREYPIMLNRAPTLHRLGIQAFEPTLVEGKAIQLHPLVCAAYNADFDGDQMAVHVPLSVEAQIECRVLMMSSNNILSPASGNPIIIPSQDIVLGLYYLSVERSFSRGEGKIFSDKNEVISALDANCVDLHARVKVRIDGERIDTTPGRIVLSEILPDDVPFSLVNTVLTKKTIAFLVSETYRRAGTKATVILCDRLKDLGYEYATRAGVSIGVKDLEIPRQKASILEASQNEVSEIEKQYADGIITRTEKYNKVVDVWTQATNNVASQMMKEISIDVLTDEKTGKQEKNTSFNPIYMMTTSGSRGNPDQMRQLAGMRGLMAKPSGEIIETPITSNFREGLSVAQYFISTHGARKGLADTALKTANSGYLTRRLVDVVQDVIVTEHDCGTVDGLEIEHYKKAGDIKQRVHERVLGRVTMFSVDDPETGEVIIPENTIIDEYYAKKLEESGIGAVTIRSTLTCKSPYGVCAMCYGRDLARGHLVNVGETVGIIAAQSIGEPGTQLTMRTFHIGGTAAREIERSSITAQNPGRVTLSRVKTIKNTQDVSIILGKSGQVGVVDDQGREREKYSLPSGARLSVEAGQEVKKGQLIAEWDPFNEPFVTDISGTIKFTDIVEGKTYQERTDEVTKKATQTIIEYRTTSFRPSVSICDEEGNPKTRSDTNSRAIFQLPVGAILMVRDGETVLEGDVIARKPRETSKTKDIVGGLPRVAELFEVRKPKELAVVSEIDGIVSFGAETKGKRKVVVTPETGEPKEYLIPRGKHVTVQEGDFVEAGELITEGHPELHDILKIKGEKHLAKYLVEEIQDVYRFQGVSINDKHIEIIVRQMLKKVQILDSGDTNFLIGEQVDKMRFMEVNEKCMREGLKPAVAEPLVLGITQASLSTDSFISAASFQETTKVLTEASLMGKEDSLRGLKENVIVGRLIPAGTGFRKYMECDIEVPEQPERPDKFLEDLEENPLLIDG
- the rpsL gene encoding 30S ribosomal protein S12, whose protein sequence is MPTINQLIRKERQKIGKRKKTPALQECPQRRGVCTRVYTTTPKKPNSALRKVARVRLTNGIEVTSYIPGEGHNLQEHSVVMIRGGRVKDLPGVRYHIIRGTLDTAGVADRRQGRSKYGAKRPK
- the rpsG gene encoding 30S ribosomal protein S7, with the protein product MPRKGPIPKRSVLPDPQFGSILVKKFINRMMFDGKKSVAEGVFYDSLDILAEKTNEDPLKAFEKAVGNVKPHTEVKSRRVGGATYQVPMEVRAERQVTLAIRWLVGFARKRGEKGMVARLSSELLDAYNNRGGAVKKKEDTHRMAEANKAFAHYRW